One Telluria mixta DNA window includes the following coding sequences:
- a CDS encoding oxidative damage protection protein yields MARTVHCIKLNKEAEGLAFPPYPGELGKRIYESVSKEAWDGWLKHQTMLINENRLNMADARARKYLATQMERHFFGEGADEAAGYVPPSA; encoded by the coding sequence ATGGCCCGCACCGTCCATTGCATCAAACTGAACAAGGAAGCCGAAGGCCTGGCCTTCCCGCCGTACCCGGGCGAACTGGGCAAGCGCATCTATGAAAGCGTGTCGAAGGAAGCCTGGGATGGCTGGCTGAAGCACCAGACGATGCTGATCAACGAAAACCGCCTGAACATGGCCGACGCACGTGCCCGCAAATACCTGGCCACGCAAATGGAACGCCATTTCTTCGGCGAAGGCGCCGACGAGGCCGCCGGCTACGTACCGCCGAGCGCCTGA